One Oncorhynchus mykiss isolate Arlee chromosome 9, USDA_OmykA_1.1, whole genome shotgun sequence genomic window, GAAATAGCCCATTAGTTTGATATTCAGTAGTTTGATATAGCCTGGACAATGTTACTTGTCCTTGTATGGGGTTTGATATTACGGAAATATTTAATATTTATGTAGATTTATGTGATATGATATGTTTGTCTTTTTCTGCTGACCTGATCTCCATGACAGCTGCTCCGTTCTGGTTGGAAAAGCCCAGTAACCTGGTGCTGGCCCCAGAGGAGAATGCACGCTTAGTGTGCCGCTCTGACGGCATCCCCCGGCCCAGTATCCGTTGGTTCATCAATGGAGATACAATGGAGGGTAAGCAGCTAACCTAAGCACAATTATAAATGCCACTCACATTTTTCAATAATGATATGAATAATATCAGCCATTTTGTCACTTAATTGAAAAGGTTATATGATAAAGTAAGTTGAACTACTAGGAAATAATAGTTAACTTCTTCTTCTCCTATCCTTTCCAGATGCTACTCCAGTCCCAAACAGGGAGGTGTCCGGAGACACAATTACCTTCCGTTCTGTGACTGTGGCGAACACTGGTGTATACCAGTGCAATGCCtctaaccagtatggctacctgTTTGCCAATGCTTACATCAACGTACTGCGTAAGATATCACATTTGTTTGCAGAAAATAACCCTGAACCTCTTTATCTATTGGCATATGTGTAAATGCAGATATCAGGTCACCAGTGCAGGATTCTAGTGTGACACAGTTTCTTTTTCTGTTCCTCAAGATGCAACACCAAGTATTTTCAGAGCCACGTATGTAGAGATTTCAGTGCCAACAGAAATGTTATTTCAATGTAGAATGTTAGGATATTGAATTTGAATGTAACATTTTTGAATTTGTAATGCACAAATTGAATCATTGAATTCATAAATCGAACTTGTATTTCAtgatttgaaactgaattgaatgaATATTGCATTCAGTTTTaaagttcaatttcaatttaatagAATATTCAAATGCAATATTTATACTGTAAATATGGTGGATGATAGATATTGCATTCATTGTATGTGTATCAAGTTTACAAACCATCATTTCAAGTAAATCAAAGTTTCATATATTCAATGCATTCAGATTCCGTTTTCAAATGCAGTTCTCTAAATTCAGATTCAAAACCAGAGACAGCATCCTGGTACTTTCCCAGccaggaaaggtagaggagaacAAATAGAATCAAACTCTCTGTGGCCATTTCTGAAGCCAATGTGGCATGTTGAATTTATTTTCTACCTATGAACATAGAGAGTTGGATTCTATCTGTTCTTCTTTAACTTTCCTGGCTGGCAAAGTACCAGGATGTTGTCTTTGGTTTTAAATCTGAATTTAGAGAACTGCATTTTAACTGGATATGCAGACAACCAGATGTATAAATATTGAATTTAAACGTCAATTTGTCATTCATTAAATTCAGTTTCAAATCATGAAACAAAAGATCAATTTATACATTTTGTGATTTAATTTGTGCAAAATTCAAAATTATACAATTTCTGTTGGCACTAAAATCGCTCCACAGCCAGGAATGAAGATAAAAAGTATATGTGAGTTGTCTAATGTCACATCTTCTTATCTGCAGATGCAAAGCCACGTATCCTTAGGCCTAGGACTGACCTGGTGAAGGTCATTGAGGGCAGACGCGCCTGGCTAGACTGCCGCTATTTTGGCTCGCCCGTGCCTGATCTGCGCTGGTGAGAACATGTTTATGATGCTCTTCTctcgtgtgtgtatgcatgtgtataaCTGACTACCTGTTTTTTCACAGGTCTAAGTATGGACTGGGCAACCTGGAGGGGAATCGCTTTAAAGTACACAGCAACGGGACACTACAGATCAAAGGCACCCgtatggatgaccaggggtcatatgtgtgtgttgtcagcaACGTAGCAGGACGAGATGAAAACGAGGTCAAACTAGAAGTCAAAGGTGAATGCCTAATAATATATTTACTGTAACACTTTGCTTCTGCATGTCGTTCAATCCAGAGTTACACTGCTCATGGATCACATTGCAGGTGTTCTCATGATCCTTATCCTCTCTTTTTCAGAGTCCACCAAAATTCTCAAACGCCCAGATAATATGAGAGTCCTCCGGGGGACTGATGTCCGGTTGGAGTGTAAGGCCCAACATGACCCCACGGTCGCCGTCACCACCACCTGGCTGAAGAACAAACAGTTCCTCATCATAGGCTGGAGGTGAGCCTGAATATGACTACTTGTCCTTGTAACCATTGTAACAATGGGGTTATAGTTATAgctaaccagtggtgtaaagtacttaagtaaaaatactttaaagtactacttaagtagttttctttaggtactttactttactatttatatgtttgactacttttacttttacttttacttcactacattcctaaagaaaacaatgtactttttacttcatacattttcccttacacccaaaagtactcgttcattttcaatgcttagcaggacaggaaagtggtccaattcactcacttatcaagagaacatctctggtcatccctactgcctactacttactacttagcttcggctgttggaggtcctgacgaaccacgtccagataaagcgtcctgagtgaaaaagttgaatgaaaaaagttgagtgagggaaaaaaataaaatataaacggtaattaaaaagtaaaaaccgtaaagttaggttggcaacaaaacgcacaaaacgcacagcaacacggacacaacaagtctgcaagttgtgaccggaaatggcttcacactgattgaagtggatttcgATGACTGTAGCTAACATCAAATTAACAGAGTTATAGTCTATATCTGAGTATAACTAAAGGCTAAATGGTGAATAGTTCAACTGAATTTGTCAAGATGACTTCGTAATAATAACAGTATTGTGTCCTTTTAATTATCTCCAGGCTGTCGCTGGATGAATCAACTCTGGTCATCACAAACGTCAATAGAGGAGACGAGGGCAATTACACCTGCATCATCAAGACTGAGATGGACAAGAACACTGCCTCCGCCCGCCTGGTGGTGATGGGTAGGATTATAACTTGACACTTAGTTAACATACATAGCTACAGTACATACACTGTGTTTCAGCAATTGCATGGCATGTTATGTAATGTTAATTACATTGCATTATGTAAGAGTAGCAGATAAAGACTTCATAAGCATGCTGTATGTTTTTGGAATTTGCATCAAAAGTTTCCTTACCTTCCTCCCAGATCGTCCAGACCCCCCTACAAACTTGCAGTTGTCGGACCCCTTTGAGCGCAGCGTCAGGCTTACCTGGACCCCTGGAGATAGCAATCACAGTCCTATCAAAGGTAACAGCTCTACCCTACTGTCTACACCTCAGGAGCAGAACATCCAGAGTAAACATAGGCCTGGATTCAGGCCACGTATGCGCCATAGTTTCATTGAAATAGTCAGTTAGCCACCATCAACTGAAGGAATCAGTGTGTTCTTCTGGGCTTTTCCTCCAGAAAACCTGGTGCAGTATGATGATGACGACTGGTTACCTTTCAAGTGGAGAAACCTTTCCACGTACCCTGGAAACCTGAACTCTGTCATTCTGCAACTGTCACCATTCATTATCTATGAGTTTAGGGTCATTGCTATCAATGACATTGGTATGAGTAAACCCAGTCGCTCGTCAGCCAACTTCCAGACTGGTGGAGCACGTGAGTATTTCATGCTTGATGAGTTTGATAATGTGATATGAATAATGGATTTCTCATTGGCTTCATTAATTGTATTGAACAGGCACACAGGTGACAATTATCTTTCATATTAAAAAACTTGGACCATGAACTTTCCCAAAATAATCTGTGTACTTGCTGTGATTCTCAGCTCCAGACGCCATCCCTAAAAACATCCAGGGAGTGGGAACATGGAGAAACAACATGATGATCAGCTGGGAGGTGATACATTCAAAGTGTTTTCAAAAGCTAATTCTCCATTCATTCGTTTGTAACTCAATGTTTATTCAATGAAGAATAACAACTTTTATTCCGTACAATTGAACTTCCGTGTCTGGTATGGGAAAAAGGCATTAAACAACAGAGAGTGGAACGGTCCCCACCTAAAGTACTTGGTGTGGTGGAAACGGAGGGATTCCAGGGAGGAGTGGAAGAACGCTACCACTTGGTGGTGTAAATACTACATCTACGACACAGACACCTTCACACCATACGAGATAAAGGTCCAGGCTGTCAATGACTTTGGGATGGGCCCAGAGTCCCCTGTCATCATAGGCTACTCTGGAGAAGACCGTGAGTATGACCTCCCATCCCTTCCTGCAGATACAGAGACacttttttatatacatttacaGGTAGCTATAGACCTAGATCGATCCATACCATAGTTAGCCATACCGTAGTGAATTACAACTTCCTCCTGGTGTCTCTCAGGTCCCACTGCTGCCCCCCTCAACCTGCGTGTGTCCAGGATAGAGGCCACTAAGGTCACCGTGCACTGGGACCCCGTGGCTCGCAGCAGCATCATGGGAGAATTGAAGGAATACAAGGTTAGACTAATGGGAATAGGTGGCCTGTTTAGTTTCTGTTTTTCAATTCCAAGTGTGACAATCTTTTCTGACAAGTAGAGATCCAGGCGAAATTGTTATTCAttaggagagaggtggaggaagagccCTTCACACACtggctgaatgaatgaatgaatgaatgagggAATAAACGACAGAACAAAAGAGGGAACGAATGCATGTGCTGTGTCCCCCCTATCCCAGGTCTACTTCTGGCGAGACAGTAGCCAGCTGAGGTGGCTGAGTGTGAGCAGGGCCATGAAGTCTAAAGCCTTTCCAGCCAGCGGGCCGCGTCTCTCTGGTGTCCTGCCGGGACTCATCCCTTACAGCAACTACAAGATGTACATAGTGGTGGCCAACAACCGATACGAGGGACATCCCAGTAACACCATAGAGTTCTCCACTCCAGAGGGAAGTAAGGAAGAGCACTGCGGTGCTGTATTAGATGTGGCAGACACTTTTTCTGTCAGGGTTATTTTCCTAATCATGTATTTCCCAGTGTTTATTCTCAGACTTGACCTCTGATCTATGTCTGTAGCACCCTCTGCTCCAAGATCCTTCAGAATCCAGCAGAGACATTTGGACATGATCTGGGTGGACTGGGACACTCCTGCAGAGCCCAATGGCATCGTCACCGGATACATACTCAAATATCAGACAGGTAGGAAGACTTACTCATAAGCCAGGTGAGCAAATAaggtacagtatctacagtaagTACAGTAGCTGCATGTCTCATGGCGTTCTCATGGCTCACTACTGTGCACTCTCTCTACAGTGAACGCAACTCAGGGGGAAGAATTGCACGTTGAGGGATTTCCCCCAAACACCACCAGTTTTGCTGTTCGCAGATATGATCGCTACACCCGCTATAGATTCACCATAGCAGCACAGACAAGAATCGGAGTAGGAGAGTGGTACACAGAGGAATCACCCCATTATACAACTGAAGGTATAACACTGCAGGTCAACCACAGCACACAATTACAAGCCATtaaacatccacacatccacagaTCTGCAGATCATGACAAttaatcatgtgtgtgtgtttacatacaGCTTATGCTCGGGAGCAGGTGGACCTCTCCACTCAGGGCTGGGTAATTGGTGTGATGTGTGCTGTGGCTCTATTCGTGCTCATCCTGCTGGTCGTCTGCTTTATCAAAAGGAGCCGAGGGGGCAAATACCCAGGTACTGTAGCAATACTGTAGTCCACAAGACTTCTCCATTAAAGGACTAACATTcttagatggagagacagacctaaTACTCAGTGGCATGTCCAGGGGGTGCCCTGAAATCTAATTGGCCACACTAGTGGCCCCCTCAGAAATTCAGATCTGATAGGTTGTCTCAGAATATATTTATAATTTTTACCTAGAAAAATACCCAAACAGCAAGATTCATCGGTCTCACTGGAGAACGCATTCGAGCAAAACAGTGCCCTTTTTTCTTAGTATGTGTAGCCCatatatctgatgctgtctggacaaaaagAGTTCAACTGCATTCTTTCAACTGAAATTTGTATTCCGCATTGaatccaacccctctgaattagaGAGGTGCAGGGGGTTGCTTTAACTGACATCATCGGCACCCGGGGAgcaactgccttgctcaaggacagaacggcagattttttccaccttgccggctcagggattcaaaccctCAACCTTTCAGTTACCGACCCAACaatcttaaccactaggctgggCTACAGATACTACAACAGAGGGGTTCTGTTTGCCTCACTCAGATGCTTTCTCTAGTGAAATAGATTCAGCCTCTTACGAATTGACTGGAAAAGTATGAAACacatgaataatgaataatgaatcatgaataatgaataagaAATCATTATACGTTTCGTTTCTTTTTTATTGTACATTTTTTGAGGGAGGCTGGCCTAGTTTtttaagtgatttgtttgacaatcagatgacaACATCATAACTAGTTGTGTTCATGACTcattaaaaggtaatacatttttacagttaAATCACATGTCTTTACTCTAAAGAAGGGGTCCCCAATTACATTAAGCCGTGGGTCAATTTTTCTCCTTGAGCGCATGGTTGTGGGGCCGGAACATACAGTGgatttgtaaagtattcagacccgtttttttcacattttgttaggttacagccttattctaaaatgtattaaatagttgttttcttctcatcaatctacacacaataccccataatgacaaagcaaaaaccgttttttttatacatttttgcaaatttacaataataaaaatatactttaatatcacatttacacaagtattcagaccctttactcagtattttgttgaagcacctctggcagcaattgcagccttgagtcttcttgggtatgacgctataagtttggcacaactgtatttggggagtttctcccattgttctctgcagattctctcaagctctgtcaggttggatggggtgcttcgttgcatagctattttcaggtctctccagagatgtttgatcgggttcaagtcggggctctggctgggccattcaaggacattaagagacttgtcccgaagcccttcctgcgttgtcttggctgtgttcttagggttgttgttctgttggaaggtgaaccttcgccactgaggtcctgagcactctggagcaagttttcatcaaggatctctctgtactttaatccgttcatctttccctcgatcctgactggtcactctaacagagctccagagtctcCTAGTCTCTGCCgcttgaaaaacatccccacaacatgatgctgccaccaccataattcaccatagggatggtgccaggttgcctccatgacgcttggcattcaaatcaaagtttatttgtcacatgcgccgaatacaacaggtgtagaacttacagtgaaatgcttacttacaggctctaaccaatagtgcaaaaaaggtgttaggtgaacaataggtaagcaatgaaataaaacaacagta contains:
- the nfascb gene encoding neurofascin isoform X2; translated protein: MGMLARSTLLLLLWQGLSAIDVPLEIRQPPTIIKQSLKDHVVDPRDNMVVECEAKGTPHPIFSWRRNGKYFNVARDPQASMRRRSGTLDIYAWADPEAYEGEYQCVATNEYGTAYSNKINLRISRAPLWPREVLEPVTVSVGLPLVLDCSPPPGPPKPETYWMSKCSSGRPFNWPHQPHPPVMLPIKQDRRVSMGVNGDLYFSNVYVNDSATDYCCNARFPYKNIIQQKMPITVRVLTTRMVSEAAPTFLSPAGRSSSQTVLQGEELLLECIAAGVPTPVITWTKDGQELDTTNMKVKNYNKLLQIPKAAFEDSGEYTCSATNKIGYLEHTITVRIKAAPFWLEKPSNLVLAPEENARLVCRSDGIPRPSIRWFINGDTMEDATPVPNREVSGDTITFRSVTVANTGVYQCNASNQYGYLFANAYINVLHAKPRILRPRTDLVKVIEGRRAWLDCRYFGSPVPDLRWSKYGLGNLEGNRFKVHSNGTLQIKGTRMDDQGSYVCVVSNVAGRDENEVKLEVKESTKILKRPDNMRVLRGTDVRLECKAQHDPTVAVTTTWLKNKQFLIIGWRLSLDESTLVITNVNRGDEGNYTCIIKTEMDKNTASARLVVMDRPDPPTNLQLSDPFERSVRLTWTPGDSNHSPIKENLVQYDDDDWLPFKWRNLSTYPGNLNSVILQLSPFIIYEFRVIAINDIGMSKPSRSSANFQTGGAPPDAIPKNIQGVGTWRNNMMISWEALNNREWNGPHLKYLVWWKRRDSREEWKNATTWWCKYYIYDTDTFTPYEIKVQAVNDFGMGPESPVIIGYSGEDRPTAAPLNLRVSRIEATKVTVHWDPVARSSIMGELKEYKVYFWRDSSQLRWLSVSRAMKSKAFPASGPRLSGVLPGLIPYSNYKMYIVVANNRYEGHPSNTIEFSTPEGTPSAPRSFRIQQRHLDMIWVDWDTPAEPNGIVTGYILKYQTVNATQGEELHVEGFPPNTTSFAVRRYDRYTRYRFTIAAQTRIGVGEWYTEESPHYTTEAYAREQVDLSTQGWVIGVMCAVALFVLILLVVCFIKRSRGGKYPVRDKKEVTLEPVDDKDQEGSFDYRISRVTTIPYSARREEETKVGRGQTTVDTMMKRTDSDDSLVDYGDGQEIEFNEDGSFIGQYTGHKERDDRDTEFSESRSQEAHSPMANSPMSPIYSFA
- the nfascb gene encoding neurofascin isoform X1 codes for the protein MGMLARSTLLLLLWQGLSAIDVPLEIRQPPTIIKQSLKDHVVDPRDNMVVECEAKGTPHPIFSWRRNGKYFNVARDPQASMRRRSGTLDIYAWADPEAYEGEYQCVATNEYGTAYSNKINLRISRAPLWPREVLEPVTVSVGLPLVLDCSPPPGPPKPETYWMSKCSSGRPFNWPHQPHPPVMLPIKQDRRVSMGVNGDLYFSNVYVNDSATDYCCNARFPYKNIIQQKMPITVRVLTTRMVSEAAPTFLSPAGRSSSQTVLQGEELLLECIAAGVPTPVITWTKDGQELDTTNMKVKNYNKLLQIPKAAFEDSGEYTCSATNKIGYLEHTITVRIKAAPFWLEKPSNLVLAPEENARLVCRSDGIPRPSIRWFINGDTMEDATPVPNREVSGDTITFRSVTVANTGVYQCNASNQYGYLFANAYINVLHAKPRILRPRTDLVKVIEGRRAWLDCRYFGSPVPDLRWSKYGLGNLEGNRFKVHSNGTLQIKGTRMDDQGSYVCVVSNVAGRDENEVKLEVKESTKILKRPDNMRVLRGTDVRLECKAQHDPTVAVTTTWLKNKQFLIIGWRLSLDESTLVITNVNRGDEGNYTCIIKTEMDKNTASARLVVMDRPDPPTNLQLSDPFERSVRLTWTPGDSNHSPIKENLVQYDDDDWLPFKWRNLSTYPGNLNSVILQLSPFIIYEFRVIAINDIGMSKPSRSSANFQTGGAPPDAIPKNIQGVGTWRNNMMISWEALNNREWNGPHLKYLVWWKRRDSREEWKNATTWWCKYYIYDTDTFTPYEIKVQAVNDFGMGPESPVIIGYSGEDRPTAAPLNLRVSRIEATKVTVHWDPVARSSIMGELKEYKVYFWRDSSQLRWLSVSRAMKSKAFPASGPRLSGVLPGLIPYSNYKMYIVVANNRYEGHPSNTIEFSTPEGTPSAPRSFRIQQRHLDMIWVDWDTPAEPNGIVTGYILKYQTVNATQGEELHVEGFPPNTTSFAVRRYDRYTRYRFTIAAQTRIGVGEWYTEESPHYTTEAYAREQVDLSTQGWVIGVMCAVALFVLILLVVCFIKRSRGGKYPVRDKKEVTLEPVDDKDQEGSFDYRSLERISRVTTIPYSARREEETKVGRGQTTVDTMMKRTDSDDSLVDYGDGQEIEFNEDGSFIGQYTGHKERDDRDTEFSESRSQEAHSPMANSPMSPIYSFA